The sequence GCTCCACGGCCTCCGGCGTGTCAGTGCTGCGCAATACGATGGGAAGGTGTGCCGACGGATCGTCTCCATCTGCTGACGAGCCGTCCCTCTCGTCCTCTCGTGTCCACCACTCGGCATCTGGCAGCACCTTCTGCACCGACGCAAGGGTACAATTGGAAGAGATGATCGCCTCGAAGTCGACCTCAAGATTCTGCAGGTCGGCGATTCTCAACAGCTGCTCAACCACCTGCAAAGCCGCAGATAGGTCGGTCGTTCGCAGGATCGGCTGCGCATAGGAGTTTGACATAGTCGCCATTTTGGCACTGCCACGGATCTCACTGGTGAGCGGCCCTGCCTGACATGCACAACTTGCCATTGCTGAGCCTTTTCCAACCTCAGTTCGTGCAGGCCAGCAGCCGGGTGTTGATGGCTCAGACGGGGCACCAGGTCTCGGCCGTCGGCTCTCCCGGCGGGTCAGCTTCCCCTGTCATCTCCGCAGTTGTCGACGCGCTGGCCTGCGGCCACCCGACCGCCTGGTCGTGACGGGCTCGCATCCGGTCGATGGAGACATCGCCCCTGACTTGTTGAATCGACCCCAGACGCCCGGTCTGCAGCCGTAGCGTCCAGGGTGCCGGTCGGCACGGGCTCGCATTGCCCCATGCCGCCCTGCGGGGCTGACTCATGATTAGCGTGCCACCGCCGACCGGCACCCGCGCGGTGTGGCTCGACAGAGGCATGAACGTGTGAGACCGCACCTTCAAGTCAGGGTGTCCACCGCACACTTCTGCCCCACCGAGCACCTGGTCAGGACGCGCGTGATCACCATCGGAATCGACCCCCACAAGTCCTCTCACACCGCCTTCGCGATCGATGCCGCAGGCCACAAGATTGGCCAGCGGAAGTCCGTCGTCAACGCCGAAACCTTCGGTCAGCTGATGCGCTGGAGCGAGCAGTGGCCCGAGCGTCGCTTCGCCGTCGAAGGCGTCGTCGGGCTCGGGCGGACGCCCGCCCAGCAACTGGCCACTGCGGACGAGGACCTTGTCGATGTGCCCTCGGCCCTGTCTGCCAGGGCCCGTCTCCTGTCGACCGGCGATGACCGCAAGACCGACCCTGCCGACGCGCTGCACGTCGCTCAAGTCGCCCTTTTCAGAACCGACTTGCGCAAGGTCACCGCGGAGGACCAGTCCACGATCCTCCGACTGCTGACCGAGCGACACAATGACCTGGTCAACGAGCGCACCCGCACCACGAACCGCCTGCACGCCGTCCTGCGGGACCTGCTGCCTGGCGGCGCCCCGACCCGGCTCTCGGCGGACGGCCGCCACCTTGATGAAGGGCATCCGACCTCTCACGGCGACGGACAACTGCCGCCGCGACATCGCCCGCGATCTGCTGGCCGACCTGCGTCGCCTCGATCGCCAGGTCAAGGACAACGAGGCCCAGATGCGAGACGCCCTCGCCCCCTCCCGCACCAACCTGACGTCGTTGCCAGGCTTGGGCACCGTGCTGGCCGCGAAGGTCTTGGGCCACATCGGCGACATCAGTCGCTTCCCGACCGAGCACCACTTCGCCAGCTACGTGGGCAACGCGCCCTTGGGATGGCGACGGTGCTCACGACTGACAGTGCCAAGGATGTTGTTCATTGCCACATCCGGACCAGCTGCTCTGATCCCCTTCGTAGTGACATGAGGCTCAGCGAAAACGAAGATCCCCGGTGACAAAGCGGGTCAGGCTCCATCACATCCGTGCGATGCCGAGCATGGCGTGGGTGACGTCGTCGCCATTGAGGCGGCAGTCGCGGAGGATCTTCCAGCTCTTCATACGGGCGAAGACGTGCTCAACGCGGGCGCGGACCCGCTTGTGGGATTTGTTGTGGGCTTGTTTCCAGTCGGACAGTTCTTCCCCTTTACGGCGTCGGTGGGGCATCACGAGCCAGGTGCCTGGATAGCCGCCGTCGGCTATGGTCATGGTCGTGCCGACGGCTGCCTTCGCGCCGGACTCCTCCCACGCCTTGCAGTCGTTGCGGTTGCCGGGCAGGGGCTGGCCAACCACGACGATCAGGCGAGTGTCGGCGTCAATGACGACCTGGTGGTTGGTTGAGTAACCGTAGTTCTTGGACTGCTCGGCGATGGTGTGATCGCGGGTGGGCACCAGAGTGCCGTCGACGATCAGCACGGTTTCCTTTGTGAACCGCTTGCGGGGCTGGAAGACGAGCATAGGCCCGAGGTGATCGATGATCCGGTCCGCCGCCGACTTGGACACCCCGAACAGCAGGGCCAGTTGGCGCATAGTCAGGTTCGTGCGCCAGTAGGCCGCGACCAGTAGTGCCCGGTCCTCCAGTGCCAGGCTCCACGGCCAGCCCCTGCGGACAGCATCCGCACCCTCGCGCCGCAGAACTGTCACCAGCTTCTTGAACTGCCGCGGGACTAGTCCCGTGAACGGGGCTATCCAGAACGGCTCCGACGTCGTGATCACACCAGCCACCGCAGGATCGTTTCACGGTGCCCAGTGCAACGCGAGAATGCCCCTATGACTGAAGAGCTGGTGAGTTTCCTTGAGGCGCGACTGGATGAGGAGGCCGACTTGGCCCGGCGATGCGACGGTGACGGATGCGGTGAGTGGTCTGCCCATGGACACACCGTCGACTTCTGTCAGGTTGACCTCTCCGGCTTCCACCCCACGATTGCTCAGCACGTGGCTCTCCACGACCCGGCCCGCATCTTGCGAGAGATCGAGGCCAAGCGGCGCATCCTGGCCCGCCACGCCCGCGACCCCTGGCCCTGCCACGACTTGCGCGACCTTGCTTCGCCCTACGCCGGCCATCCGGACTTCCCCGCCCGGGCCTGAGCAGCACGAGCAGAGCCTCCGACGAAGATGGGTGCCTGAACCGAGTCCCGCCCACGGAGATCGTTTACGGGACAGCCCTTAGTCAATGGCATCTTTTGGTGTCCGGTGTGTGTCACTACTTGCCTGGTGGTCGATCGCAGATCGAACTCGTTTCGATCGCGACCGGACCGCCATACTTCATCGTTTGCGACGTGTCTGTGGTGCCTTTGCCTCACCTGATTGCCAAGAGAGCGAAGGTCGCTCTGCGCTGACGGTCCCGAAGGCCTCAGAGCCCCGCAACGGATGAGGTGTGGGACGGCTGGGCCGCGAGGAAGATCAGGCAACGCAGGACCGGTGCACGGGAACAGATGCTGGGGTGCGACGACCGACGGCGGGCAAAAGTGGGATGCGGAGACGTCTGCAGTGCACTGGTGTGGCGCTTCCCGGCCTTCGCTTGGCTGTTTCGGCACGCTCCTGCTGACCTTCCGGATTCTGGACGGCGGCTTCTCCATGCACTGAAAAGTTTTCCATGACCGGGCTCCGCCCCTTAGGGTGGCCGGTGCAGCTGGTTCGCCCCGTCCGCCAGGCGGGATGCGTCGCAAGAGGGAACCCGGTGGGAATCCGGGACTGCCCCGCAGCGGTGAGTGGGAACGACCGCCGTCACACGCACTGGGCCCGATCGGGTCTGGGAAGCGACGGCCAGTAGGTGTCCTCCGCAGGGAGGACGTGCCCGCGAGTCCGAAGACCTGCCAACTGCCCGTGCGCGAACCATTCGTGCGCGGAGATCCCGGTGACCTCGTGGGCGGGTCGGCGTACTTGATCCGGCGGAAGACCGCGCTCTGCGCGCGGCTCGGTTTCCGCCCGGTCCGTCACCCCTTCGCGTTCGCGTCCCGTCCCGGGATCCCAGGGAGATGTCTCGCGAAGGAGATTTCCGTGACAGCGCAGTCCGCAGCCGCGGCAGCACGGGCCACCGTGTACGGCTACCCCCGCCAGGGACAGAACCGGGAACTGAAGAAGGCGATCGAGGGCTACTGGAAGGGTCGTGTCGACGCCGACACCCTCCGGACCGTCACCGCAGAACTGCGCCGGACGAACTGGCGGCAGCTGGCCGGGGCCGGCATCCACGAGGTCCCCACCGGTGACTTCTCGTACTACGACCACGTCCCGGACGCCGGTGTCATGGTCGGCGCGATCCCCGAACGCCACCGCGCCGCCGTCGAGGCCGACGCCCTGGACGGCTACTTCGCCATGGCACGCGGCACCCAGGACGTGGCACCGCTGGAGATGACCAAGTGGTTCGACACGAACTACCACTACCTGGTGCCCGAGTTGGGCCCGGACACCGTCTTCACTGCCGACTCCACCAAGCAGGTCTCGGAGCTGAAGGAAGCCCTCGCACTCGGCCTCGCCGTACGGCCCGTCCTCGTCGGACCGGTCACCTACCTCCTGCTCGCCAAGCCCGCGCCGGGCGTGTCCGCCGACTTCGACCCGCTCACCCTCATCGACCGCCTGCTGCCCGTGTACGCCGAGGTCCTCGCCGATCTTCGCGCCGCGGGCGCAGAGTGGGTCCAGCTCGACGAACCGGCTCTGGTGCAGGACCGCACACCCGCCGAACTGAACGCCACCACCCGCGCCTACCGAGATCTCGGCGCGCTGACCGACCGGCCGAAGCTGCTGGTCGCGTCCTACTTCGACCGGCTCGGGGACGCCCTGCCGGTGCTGGCCAAGGCCCCGGTGGAAGGGCTGGCGCTGGACTTCACCGAGTCGGCCGCCGCCAACCTGGACGCGCTCGCCGCCGTGGGCGGACTGCCCGGCAAGCGGCTGATCGCCGGAGTCGTCGACGGCCGCAACATCTGGGTCAACGACCTGGGCAAGTCGCTCACCACGCTCGGCACCCTTCTGGGGCTGGCCGACCGGGTCGACGTGGCCGCCTCCTGCTCCCTCCTCCACGTCCCCCTCGACACCGCCGCCGAACGAGACATCGAACCGCAGATCCGCCGCTGGCTCGCCTTCGCCCGGCAGAAGACCGCGGAGATCGTCACCCTCGCCAAGGGCCTCGCGGGCGGCACCGGCACGATCGCCGCCGAACTCGCCGCCAACCGGGCCGACCTGGCGTCCCGCGCCGGCTCGGCGATCACCCGCGACCCCGCCGTACGGGCCCGGGCCGCCGCCGTGACGGAGGCCGACGCCCGCCGCCCGGAGCCGTACGCGGAGCGGGCCTCGGCCCAGCGCGCCCGCCTGGGCCTGCCGGTGCTGCCGACCACCACCATCGGCTCGTTCCCCCAGACCACGGAGCTGCGCACCGCACGGGCCGACCTGCGCGCCGGGCGGATCGACAGCGCCGGGTACGAGGAGCGCATCAGGGCCGAGATCGGCGAGGTGATCTCGTTCCAGGAGAAGACCGGCCTGGACGTGCTCGTGCACGGCGAGCCCGAACGCAACGACATGGTCCAGTACTTCGCCGAGCAGCTCACCGGATACCTTGCCACCCAGCACGGCTGGGTCCAGTCCTACGGCACCCGTTACGTCCGCCCGCCGATCCTGGCCGGTGACATCTCCCGCCCCGAGCCCATGACGGTGCGCTGGACGACGTACGCCAAGTCGCTCACCGCCAAGCCGGTCAAGGGCATGCTGACCGGTCCGGTCACCATGCTCGCCTGGTCCTTCGTCCGCGACGACCAGCCCCTCGGCGACACCGCCCGGCAGGTCGCCCTCGCCCTGCGCGACGAGGTGAACGACCTTGAGGCCGCCGGGACTTCGGTCATCCAGGTCGACGAACCCGCCCTGCGCGAAACGCTGCCGCTGCGCGCCGCGGACCATCCGGCGTATCTGGCGTGGGCCACCGAGGCGTTCCGCCTCAGCACCGGTGGCGTACGCCCGGACACCCAGGTCCACACCCACATGTGCTACGCCGAGTTCGGTGACATCGTCCAGGCCATCGACGACCTCGACGCCGACGTCATCAGCCTGGAGGCGGCACGCTCACACATGCAGGTCGCCCGGGAACTGGCCGGACACGGCTATCCGCGCGAGGCAGGGCCCGGTGTGTACGACATCCACTCGCCCCGCGTGCCGAGCACCGACGAGGCGGCGGCCCTGCTGCGCAAGGGACTTGAGGCCATCCCCGCCGACCGGCTCTGGGTCAACCCCGACTGCGGCCTGAAGACCCGCGCCTGGCCCGAGACCCGAGCGTCCCTGGAGAACCTGGTCGCCGCGGCCCGGGCGGTCCGCACGGAGCTGTCCACGTCCTGACGCATGACAGGAGCCGGGAGATGGGGCGCGGGCCCTGTCTCCCGGCTCCGGCTCCGGGTTACGGCTCCGGCTCCGGTTCTGGCTCCGAAAATCCGAACCTGGCCGGTCCCTGTGGTGCTACACCTGAAACGGACACGACCTCACGGGGGTGAGCCATGGACGTGGTCAGCACCGCGGAAGTCCCGCAGGAGGAGAGGTTCGGCTTCTGGCGCGAGGTGAGCTCGAAGCTCTGGGTGCCCTACGACACGCGTTGCGAACGGCAGGTGGAGAACACGTTCCGCGCCGAGGTCAGCATCAGTCAACTCGGCCCTGTGCAGGCGACGTTGATGACGACGATGCCGCACTCGGTCCACCGTACGCCCAAGCTCATCCGGCAGACGGATCCCGAGGTGTTCAAGCTGGGCTGCATCTTGCGCGGCTGCGGCAGGATCACGCAGGACGGCCGGTGCACGGATTTCGGAGTCGGGGACCTGATCCTGTTCGACACCTCCCGTCCCTACCTCTCCGGGTTCGCACCGGGTGTGCCGGGAAACCAGCAACTGCTGCTCCTGCGCTTCCCCCGCTCGTTGCTGCCGTTGCCTCCCCGGGACCTGCGGCGCCTGAGCGCGGTTCGCATCCCGGGCGCGCAGGGTGTGGGTGCGCTGTCCTCGCACTTCCTGATGCAGCTCGGCCGGCGCATGGAGGAACTCAGCCCCTCCGACACCGCCCGGTTGTCCACGCTCACCCTCGACGTGCTGACGGCGGCGCTGGCCACCGCGCTGGACGCCCAGAGCCTGGTGCCGCCCCACACCAGGCGGCGAGCGCTCATGGCCCGGATCCACGCCTTCATCCGGGACAACCTGGGCGACCCGAACCTGACCCCGGACACGATCGCGGCGGCCCACCACATCTCCCTGCGCTATCTGCACAAGCTGTTCCGCGAGGAGGGACACACCGTCGGCGGCTGGGTCCGTGAGCGCCGGCTTGAACAGTGCCGTCGCGACCTCGCCGACGCCCGGCTCACCGCCCGGCCGATCGGCGCGATCGCCGCCAGGTGGGGATTCGCCAGCCCCGCGCACTTCAGTCAGGTGTTCCGCGGCTCGTACGGGCTCTCCCCGCGCGAGTTCCGCAGACAGTGCACGCAGACCACAGACCTGTGCACGTACGCGTAAGGACAGGCCCGGTCGTTGCCCGCACCCTTTTCTGAGGGTCACGACTGGAGGTAGACATGCTCAGGAAATTCATTGCCACGGCTGCCGTGGTCACCGGAATCAGCCTCGCGGGGGCGGGCATCGCCACCGCGGTACCGTCCGGGGCCGCCGAGCGGATCACGCCGGCCGGCGGGGTATCGGCCGCCGCCGAATGGCACACGGTCGGCTCCTTCGAGAGGCTGTCGGAATGCCAGGCCGTGGGCAGGGCGTACGTCGCTCTGGGCCTTGCCAAGGCCTGGGCCTGCGACGACGTCGGCTACTGGCGTCTGCGCGTCCTGGACTGATCGCGTGGCCGGCCCGGCAGCCGACACGGCGGGCGGTTCCGATGGGTGCCGCACGCCGCTGGTCTCCGGAATCGGGGGTGCCGGGCCGGTCGCCACGAACAAGCCACCGGCTGCACGTATTTCGCGGATCGCCGCGCCAACTGCCCTTGCCTGCCTCTATGTTCACTGCGGCACGTCGCCGCGACAGTCACCCGAACCTGGAGGCCCCGCCCATGCGTACCTCGCTCCGCACCACGGTGGTCGGCGCGGTCGCCGCCGTCACCGTCCTGGCCGGGGGAACCGCCCACGCGACCCCGCCCGGCCCCGGAGTCACCGGCACACTGATCACGCAGAAGACCGTCGGCGGCACCGACTACGTCGTCCGGGAGATCACCGTGCCGCCCGGCCAGGCCACGGGCTGGCACTACCACGACGGCCCGCTCTACGCGTACGTGAAGCAGGGCACGCTCAGCCACTTCGACTCCACGTGCGCCTCGGACGGCGTGTACCCGAAGGGCAGCACAGTCCAGGAGCCGGCCGGGTCCGGCAACGTGCACATAGGCCGCAATCTGGGGGACACGCCGGTCGTGCTCACCGTGCTGTACGTACTGCCGCACGGCGCGCCCTTCTCCGAGGACGCCCCGAACCCGGGGTGCGCGTTCGAGTAGCGGCGGTATCCGGCTCAGGCCGTGGTGGCTCGGTCGCGATCCCGGTCCCGGCTCCGGTTCCGGTCCCGGTCCCGGTCGTGGTCCCGGTTCAGGCGCTTGCGGAGCGTCTGGGCGAACTCCTCCGCCTCCGCCAGCTGCCCGCGGAGCTTCTCCACCTGCCAGACGGCATGCTGCTCGTACTCGCGGACGCGCCTCAGCAGGGACTGCCGCTCGTACGCCGACAGGTCCTCGTCGGAGTCGAGGCGGTCGGTGACCGCGAGCAGGTCGCGCATCTGTTCCAGGGAGAAGTCGAGCGGCTGCATGCGGCGGATCGCCTTGAGCCGGGCGACGTCCTCCCTGGTGTAGAGGCGGAAGCCGCCCTGGGAGCAGGCGGAGGGGGCGACCAGGCCGGTCGCCTCGTAGTGCCGGATCGTGCGCAGTGCCAGCTCCGTGCGCGCGCCGACCTCGCCGATCTGCATGTGCTCACTGCTCATTCGGGCGCCCTACCTCGTCTGTCTCGTCTGGGTCCGCCGCCCGGGCCATGGGGCGGCCGACGTCGATCGCTACGGTGACGTCGAGGTGAAGTATGTGATCATCAGGCCGGTTCCTTGTCGTTCCCACTCCGTGGGACGGAGAAAAAGTTCCCGTGGTGCGGAAAACGGGTTCCCGTGGTCCCGACCGGCTCGGCGCGGCGCCCGGCGGCGTTCCTCAGCCCTTCACCGCCCCCGCCGTGAGGCCCTGGACGATGTGCCGGCTGGCGAAGGCGAACAGCACCATCGTGGGCAGGATGGTGAGGACCGCCGCCGCGGACATCGAGCCCCAGTCGATGTTGAAGCTGGAGATGAACCCGTTCAGCGCCGTGGGGACGGTCTTGTTGCTGTCGCTGTTCATCAGCGTCACGGACAGGAACAGCTCGTTCCAGCAGTTGACGAAGTTGAAGATGAACGCCGCGATGATCCCGGGCCGCATCACCGGCAGCAGCACCCGGAACAGCGCCCCGAACCGGGACAGGCCGTCGATCATCGCGGCCTCCTCCAGCGCGTCCGGGATGTTCTCGAAGAAGCCCCGGAGCATCACCGTGCAGAACGGGATGCAGACCGCGATGTAGACGAGGATGAGCCCGAGCCGGTTGTCGACCATCTTGAGGTCGGTCATCAGCAGGTACAGCGGCCCCAGCGCGATGAACGTCGGGATCATCTGGGTGACCAGGGCGGCCATCAGCAGCGCCGACTTCGTACGGAACTCGAAGCGGGCCAGTACGTACGCCGACAGCATCGAGATGACGGTGGCGATCGCGGCGGCGACGGTGGCCACGATGAGGCTGTTGGTGAGGTAGACGCCGAAGTCGGCCTTGCCGAACAGTCCGCTGTAGTTCTCCAGCGAGAAGTGCTCGGGCCAGTAGGCGATCGGGAAGGCGAAGATGTCGCCGGGCGCCTTGAGGGACGTGATGGTGATCCAGTAGAGGGGGAAGACGGTGAAGACCAGCCACAGCCCCAGGAAGGTGAACTTGGTGGCCCGGCCCGCCGTGGACTCCTTGCCGATCACGGCTTCACCTCTCGCTTCTCGCGCGTGGCCAGGAGGAAGAAGACCGCGAACACCAGCAGGGTGGCGACGACGATGAGGCCGAGCGCGGAGGCTCTGCCGTAGTCGCCCTGCTGAGTGATCTTGATCATCCAGGTGGTCACGATGTGCGTCTCGTTGTTCGGCCCGCCGCCGGTCATCCCGAAGATCAGGTCGGGGAAGTTGAAGATCCAGATGATGCGCAGCAGCACGGTCAGCGCGAGCGTGACCCTGATGTACGGAATGGTGATCTGGAAGAGCGTGCGCACCTTGCCGGCGCCGTCCAGCGCCGAGGCCTCGTACAGCTCCTCGGGGATGGACTGCAGCGCGGCCAGGATCATGATCGTGAAGAAGGTGACCCCGTACCAGATGTTGGCGACCACGACGGCGAACATCGCCGTCTTCGGGTCGGCCAGCCAGGCGACCGGCTCGTCGATCAGGCCGACCTTCTGGAGCAGGTCGTTGACGACGCCGAACTCGCTGTTGAACATCCAGCGGAACAGGATGCCGATGAGGAATCCGGAGATCGCCCACGGGAAGAAGATGAGCGCCTGGTAGAGCCCGCGGAAGCGGAATCTGCGGCGCAGCCACAGGGCGAGGGCGAAGCCGATGACCAGCTGGGGCACGATCGAGCCGAACACCCAGATCGCGGTGTTGCTCAGCACGGTGCCCCAGGCGGGGTCGGCGAAGACGTCGCGGAAGTTCTGCAGGCCCACCCAGGAGGTGTCGGTCAGGTCCGTCAGGTTCCAGTGCCGGAAGGCCATCTGGCTGCCGGCGATCATCGGGTAGTACGTGAAGACCGCCACGAAGATCGCGGCCGGGGTCATGAAGAGGGTGATGAGGAAACCGCGCCGAGCGGTGAACTCCGGTTTACGGCGGCCTGGTTGCACCTTGCGGACGGGCCGGGCGCCCCCGTTGCCGGAGGCCCCCGCCGAAGCCGTCTTGGCCGTCTGCGTCGTTGACGTCGTTTCGGACGCGGTGGGCATGGCTAGTTCTCCTGCTGCCGCTTCTCGGTCCAGTACGTGTCCCAGCCGGCCAGCAGTTCCTTGGGCGTCGTCTTGCCGAGGACCATCTTCTGGATGTCGGCGTCGGCCTTCTGCTGCCACTCGGCCCACCAGGCGACACCGCGCGGCTGGCTGACGTTGAGGTAGGTGTCCGGGTTCTCCGTCATGGTGACGTAGCTGGACCAGGGGCCGGTCTTGTAGAACGGGTCCTCGGCGGCCGACTTGAGGATCGGCACCAGGCTGTTCTTCTTGGTGAAGCTCGTCGACGCCTTGCCCTCGGAGAGGAACTCGACCAGCTTGACCGCTTCCTTCTTGTGCTTGCTGCCCTTCGCGACGCCCCATCCGGCGGTGGCGAGCGGCTGTACGGTCTTGCCGCTGGGGCCTGCCACCAGCGGGGCGGTGCTCCACTGGTCCTTCTTGATGGACTTGGACTCCGAGACGGTGGCGATCACCTCGGGGTCCTGCAGCAGGAAGGCCGTGGAGCCGTTGGAGAAGCCCTCGACCATCTCCGGGTAGCCCCAGGAGACGGACGACTTCGGGGACGCCTCCTTGAAGAGCTTGAGGTAGGTCTGCATGGCGTCGAGCGCCTCGGGCGCGGAGAAGATCGTCTTGCCGTCCTTCAGCTTGAAGCCGTCGGCGGGGTCGATCTCGTCGGCGACGTACGCCTCGATGATGGCGGTCGCGTTGCCCTGTGCGTTGGCTCCGCCGCGGAAGGCGTACCCGTACTTGCGCTTGCCCGGGTCATGGATGGCCGAGGCCTGTTCAAGGAGTTCGTCCCAGCTGGCCGGCGGCTTGCTGAAGCCGGCCTCCTTGATCAGGTCGGTGCGGTAGAAGACGCTCAGGCCGTAGAAGCCGTAAGGGACGAAGTACGTCTTGCCCTTGGCGTCCTGGGATGCCTTGACGGCGTTCTCCGTCATCGCCTCCCAGCCCTTCCAGCCGGTGAGGTCCTTCTTCATGTCGTAGATCCAGCCGTTGTTCGACCAGGGTCCGACGGTGGTGTCCCGCACTTCGAGGGTGTCGACCCCGCTGCCGGACTGGAGCATCTGCTGGATCTTCTGGTCGGCCTGCTCGGTGGGCGGCGAGATCAGGTTGACCTTGATCTTGGGGTTCTGCTGCTGGAAGTCCGCTATGAGGCCCTTGATCAGGTCCGTGCGAGCGGGGTTGGTCAGGCTCTCCACCATGTTGAGGGTGACCGTGCCGTCGGCCTGCGAGCCGCTCATGCTGCTACAGCCGGTCAGGACCATCGTGGCGGCGGTGCCGAGGGCGAGAACTGCCGTCCTTCTTCTCATCGTGCCGACCTCTTTCTGTGCTGCTGTGCTGGGGACGGGGCGTTACGGAGAGCGCGGGGGCATGGTGCGGGTGCCGGGCCGCGCCTACGACACGCCGGGTTGTTCGCGGGCCGCGCGGGCCCATCGGCCGAGGAGGGGAACGCAGTCCTCGGCGAAGTACTCGTAGTCGGCCGCGGTGTTGTAGACGTGTGCGGACAGCCGCATGTAGCCGATGCCGTCGAAGCTGGTGAAGGCCGCCTCCACGCCGAGTTCGCGGGCGGCCCGGTCGCGCAGCGCGTCGGCCTCGACTCGGCTGCCCGCCAGGCCGTCCGGCAGCCGTACCAGCCGCATGCCCGGGACCGGCATGCCCACGTCGACGGTGCCGGTGACGCCGCTCAGTTCGGCGAAGGCGGCGCCGATGACGCGCTCGCCGTAGCCGGCCAGCTCGTCCATGTACCGGCGGGCGGTGTCCCAGCCCCAGGTGCCCTCGACGAAGTCCAGGGCCGTCGGTGCCGCGAGATAGCCGGTGGCGTCGATCGTGCCCTGCTGGTCGAAGCGGTCGGGATACGGGTCGGCGGCGCCCCACGAGTCGATCAGAGGGTAGAGCTCCTCGCGCAGCTCGCCTCGGGCGACCAGCGTGGCGGTGCCGCGTGGCGTGCAGCCCCACTTGTGCAGGTTGCCGACCCAGAAGTCGCAGGCCAGGCCCTCCAGCGGGGCCTCGATCAGACCGGGGGCGTGCGCGCCGTCCACCAGCAGGGGGATTCCGCGCCGCCTGGCCTCGGCGCCGATCAGCTCCACCGGGAGCCTGCGCGCGGTCGCGGAGGTGATCTGGTCGATGACGATCAGGTCCGTGTCCTCGTCGAGGGCGGCGACCACGGCCTCGTACGCCTGCTCCTCGCTCGCGTCCAGCGGTATGCGGGCCGTGCGCACCTCGCCGCCCCAGCGCCGGGCGAGGCGTTCGGCGCCCATGGTCACGGCGCCGTAGCCGTGATCGGTGACGACGATCCCGCCACCGCGGCGGCGCTGGAGGGAGGCGTACACGACGCTGATGCCGGCGCTCGCGTTCGGCACCAGGGCCACGTCGTCGGGGGCGACCCGCAGGAAGGCCGCGAGGTCGACCCTGGTGGCGGCGATCCGCTGCGGAAGGGCCGGAAACCACACCACCGGCGAGCTGTCCATCTCGGCGCGGAACTCGTTCTGCCGCTCCTGGGCCACCAGGGGGACCGCCCCGAACGAGCCGTGGTTCAGGTGCTTCATGACGGGGTCCAGCGACCACGCCCGGGCAGCGGGCCGACCGTCTGCCAGCAGCAACGGGCGCGGGGCTGTGGTGACCTCGGTCTCGCTCACATCACTCCACTTCTACCGAACCCGATGTCCGCCCGCATCAGACCGTAGACATCTGACGCTGGGCGGGACACGTATGATGACTCGGCATCCTGCACGGCATTTTTGCGCCACGCAAGGGGTCTGCAGCGATAGTCATCAGATGACTTTCGGTCGATACATCGGAGACATCTGACGACTTCGAGTCGCTAGAGTGCCCGGGGGCTACGGTGCCGCCACCGGCCCGCCACGGGAGGAAACGGATGTCCGCAGTCGACAGGGCGTTCCACGGCCTGCGTCACATGATCGCGACGGGGCGGCTCGGGCCGGGAGAACGCATTCCGCCCGAGGCCGAGCTCGGCGAGGAGCTCGGTGTCTCGCGGGGCCCGCTGCGGGAGGCCGTCCGGATGCTCTCGGCCCTGGGTGTGGTCGAGCCACGGCACGGCTCGGGGACCTACGTGTCCCAGCTCAGGCCGGAGGACATCATCGGCAGCCTCTCGCTGACCCTCGAACTCCTGCCGCTGGCGGGCCTGTTGGAGGTGTACGAGATCCGGCGGGTG is a genomic window of Streptomyces sp. NBC_00414 containing:
- a CDS encoding aminotransferase class V-fold PLP-dependent enzyme, with translation MSETEVTTAPRPLLLADGRPAARAWSLDPVMKHLNHGSFGAVPLVAQERQNEFRAEMDSSPVVWFPALPQRIAATRVDLAAFLRVAPDDVALVPNASAGISVVYASLQRRRGGGIVVTDHGYGAVTMGAERLARRWGGEVRTARIPLDASEEQAYEAVVAALDEDTDLIVIDQITSATARRLPVELIGAEARRRGIPLLVDGAHAPGLIEAPLEGLACDFWVGNLHKWGCTPRGTATLVARGELREELYPLIDSWGAADPYPDRFDQQGTIDATGYLAAPTALDFVEGTWGWDTARRYMDELAGYGERVIGAAFAELSGVTGTVDVGMPVPGMRLVRLPDGLAGSRVEADALRDRAARELGVEAAFTSFDGIGYMRLSAHVYNTAADYEYFAEDCVPLLGRWARAAREQPGVS
- a CDS encoding carbohydrate ABC transporter permease, with protein sequence MPTASETTSTTQTAKTASAGASGNGGARPVRKVQPGRRKPEFTARRGFLITLFMTPAAIFVAVFTYYPMIAGSQMAFRHWNLTDLTDTSWVGLQNFRDVFADPAWGTVLSNTAIWVFGSIVPQLVIGFALALWLRRRFRFRGLYQALIFFPWAISGFLIGILFRWMFNSEFGVVNDLLQKVGLIDEPVAWLADPKTAMFAVVVANIWYGVTFFTIMILAALQSIPEELYEASALDGAGKVRTLFQITIPYIRVTLALTVLLRIIWIFNFPDLIFGMTGGGPNNETHIVTTWMIKITQQGDYGRASALGLIVVATLLVFAVFFLLATREKREVKP
- a CDS encoding ABC transporter substrate-binding protein, with product MRRRTAVLALGTAATMVLTGCSSMSGSQADGTVTLNMVESLTNPARTDLIKGLIADFQQQNPKIKVNLISPPTEQADQKIQQMLQSGSGVDTLEVRDTTVGPWSNNGWIYDMKKDLTGWKGWEAMTENAVKASQDAKGKTYFVPYGFYGLSVFYRTDLIKEAGFSKPPASWDELLEQASAIHDPGKRKYGYAFRGGANAQGNATAIIEAYVADEIDPADGFKLKDGKTIFSAPEALDAMQTYLKLFKEASPKSSVSWGYPEMVEGFSNGSTAFLLQDPEVIATVSESKSIKKDQWSTAPLVAGPSGKTVQPLATAGWGVAKGSKHKKEAVKLVEFLSEGKASTSFTKKNSLVPILKSAAEDPFYKTGPWSSYVTMTENPDTYLNVSQPRGVAWWAEWQQKADADIQKMVLGKTTPKELLAGWDTYWTEKRQQEN
- a CDS encoding carbohydrate ABC transporter permease translates to MIGKESTAGRATKFTFLGLWLVFTVFPLYWITITSLKAPGDIFAFPIAYWPEHFSLENYSGLFGKADFGVYLTNSLIVATVAAAIATVISMLSAYVLARFEFRTKSALLMAALVTQMIPTFIALGPLYLLMTDLKMVDNRLGLILVYIAVCIPFCTVMLRGFFENIPDALEEAAMIDGLSRFGALFRVLLPVMRPGIIAAFIFNFVNCWNELFLSVTLMNSDSNKTVPTALNGFISSFNIDWGSMSAAAVLTILPTMVLFAFASRHIVQGLTAGAVKG